The DNA region TTACCTGCATCCCCTCCAAGTTTCACTCAAGCCCCCAGCCACACTCACCTGCATAGCCATGCTCCACGCTGCTCGTCTTGCCTCTCTGGGTGCCTGCTTGCTGTTCCATCAGACCATCCACAATTCACATCTGGAAAATCCGAAGTAAGGCTTATTTATCTTACCTTCACTCTAAAGACAAAAGATTCTTAAGAGAATCAGAACAGCTTAGTGATTTGTCCaataaatcttttaaaactGTGAGCTAAGACTGTGTTTTGAGTCTGTCCCCTGTGTTAATAAGATGGGGGGATAATCCTCACTGGGCTTCAAATACAAAAGGCTCTCCAACAGTTATCACTCAGGCTCATGGATGAAAGGTGAAATGCCTTGGTGAACCTAAAGAAGTTGCCATCTTTTCAAGCACTAATAAAATTAGTGCAAAGGTAGAATTTGTCCTGGCACTCATTAGCCATGATGAAATAGGCACTTATTCTGGAAGCTGTTTTGACACATTATCTaaattaactttaatttcagtggtaaaaagaaaaacacatgtaCAGACTACCCAGTaaaacctgatttaaaaaaatatattaaatgcaGACTTTGCCCAAAATAtagttttaaacttttttttttacctcttatGTCTCTGCTGCTACTCATGACCTCATCTTTAAGTAACCACAGTCTGTCTGTGTCAACGTTACCACAATGCTGCACAATAGCCAGTAAGACCTGTACTTATTGTCCCATGCACGTTTGCATTCGTTACAAAAGTCTTTACTCACACCCCTTCAGTGGTGCTCGCTAAATGCTGAAGTACAAATACTGCAACTTTATTGACATCTGTATGCATGAGAGTGATGACAAGAAAAAAGGATGCTTGCAGAGTCTGCAGGTGGCACCATGGGATGACTTTACTTTCACTGATGAATCGTCTGGAAGGACTAGCAGGCATCAGCAGATGAAAAGTGAACTGACTGATggcattttttattgtattaaaCTGCCTGTAAGATTTTATTAGTCAAAAACTGAAGGTGTTTGAACACTATTTCAGAAGGTCTCAGTCCACATTAATAATACTAAAATGCCTTATTTATCCAAAAATCTAGAAAGTTACTGTGGCAAATAAATGATATTAATACATTGCAGAGTAAAAAGCTAAGAAAGGTAAATTAAACTGAAGATGTAGTTTGGGGGTAAGAAGACCtttttgcctcacagcaaggtcTTAGGTTCAAATCCAGTTTGCATGGTACTGTGCACTTGCTGCTTACACAGTTGGAGCTGGAGAAACTGGAGAGTGGGGTTTAGGTTAATTAGCAATTCTAAATTGGCCGTAGgcgtgaatgtgagtgtgaatggttgcaTGTCTCTATGTTTAGCCCTGGCAGATTGGTGTACCTCTCATCTCTCCCTATGACAGTGGGGGAAAGGCTTCAACTGAATTGGATAAGAGGAGGGGTGGTGTAATTGGGtaaaagatcattttttgaaAAAGCGATTAAACAAACCGAAATTTAAATATGACATAATGAAGAGCTTGGGTCTAAAATGAATACAGGCATTATTGTGTGAGATGGTGTAGATTTTCTCTATGTATCCTTGTGGCAGTGGAGCTGAAGCATATATTAGAGAAAGTGTTCAGTTGTACGTCCAGTAAGTGGTGCAGAGGATCCATTAGTTATGCCATAACTCCTGGGTATACAGCACATTTAAGCTCTGCTTAACCACAGTAGTTAAAAAGAGCCTTTAAAATATGCAAAGACAAAAGACAGTTGATTGGTATTTTAAGACGTAACAGTCAGTGAGTTTGGAAAAAGTCAGTTATGAAAATTTCTTTGGGTGTGGtctgaaaaaacatcaaatagaAGGGAGTCATATTAGATATACGAATACCAACAATTACCTCTGCTGCAGAGAATGACTTCATCAGAGTTACCAGGCTCAGAAATTGCCAATCGCCACAGAGTAGAGCTCACATAAATACTTCCCAGAGTTTAATTAGCAGGAACATCCAAACGTAAGGTGTTCAGAGGTGATTGTAAAAATCAGGCCTTCATTGTTGAATTGCCACACGGAAACCAGCGCCGGGGGAGAACAGGACAATTATAACTGCTCGGGCCGAGAAACGCGAACAACTTTAGTTTGATGAGCCAAAATGAGAGATTTGCTCCCAGCTGGCATGTCTTTATGAAACACATTGAATCTCCATAATATGGGTCCCAAGATAAAGCATGAAGGATGAGATCTTTATTTTGAGTGGGACTGTATTTGTGTTTGCAGCAGCTTAATGAGCCAAACCATCTCTGTACGCTTTGCAAGGACTTTTTGACAAAGAGGCAGCATGACTGCCTAACTTgaccaaaataaaactttaattcaaggaggaaaaaaaagtgtatttcaACAGTTATGTCGTGCTTTTTGTTGTGGAGAAGGCACAGTATCTGGCCAGTATTTTTAATCTTATTGAACTGAAGtgaacaaaaagctttttttctcttccctttTCACTTGCTCTCCTGACTAATCTGTGTATCAGGGACATTTCGTCTCCTCACTCACATATCTGCTCATCACTAAATACACACCGAGACCTTCCTCTTCTGACATTTTAGTATCTTATGTTCCACACTGTAGTTGGCTTGTAGTAtggcacaaacaaaaacagctagAGGCTGAGAAACAGCAGTTGGTTATACTGCAATACTACGCTGTTTTCGACTAGTTGGAGCCAcgcttgttaaaaaaaacatgctctAATCTTTCTTTCTACTTCCCTGGGCACAGACTGGTGATTGATATTGATCTGAAGTGTATGCATTTGCACTGACTTTGATCTGTGTGTGGTGATTCTCAGGTGATTTTGCATCCTTTGAGGCCTCGCATGTCTCCTGCACAAGGTGGTGTTTGGGTCGCTGTCATCTGGATAATGGCCAGCTGCTTCTCCCTCCCACATGCCATCTACCAAAAACTCCTGACCTTTACATACAGGTAAAATGATTCACAGTCATTATGTAGAGGCACAATTCAGTGAGGTTAGCTATGGAGATGGAGGCTCTCTACTTTATATGCTGATGGATGTGGAACAGGTTTGCTCTGTGtcagatttaaagaaaaaaaaacaaaaaagaaatattggCCTGATTTAAAAAGAACGAACTTAGTCACAAGAGTTACAGAAAGTAGGCGAAAAAAGTGGCCAAAAGTCGACACAACAAAGTCAAAGAAGCAAAATGAAAACTGGAATGCTCAACTTGGTAGCACAAAAGCAGTCTGGCAAATTGGAAGAGCTACACAGGAGTCATATCTACAAAGGAGACTGATTAGCTAATTGAGAACAAGTCACACATTCCCAGAGTTCGGAATTCAAAGTGTGTACAAGCAGAAATTAATCGTatacaaagattttttttttttaatctcttagTATTTTCCTctgtgaaaatgtatttatcttTGCACTGTCCCTTTTCACCCAGTTTTAGGCTCTTATCAAATTTCTATatgcattttacacacagtgtGGTTGCTCTCTGACCTTTTAACAAAAGAGCATCAAATTCCACTGGGCTTTGAGTTATATACTAGTGAGAATCAGAGCAAACACAGATGGAGACTTGCCCTTAAATACACCAAAGACTTTGTGGTTGTGAGCTTTCTGTGGGGTGTGAAGCAAGATCACAGCTGAGTTCTTAATGAATTCATTAACTGGTGTGACCAGTTTTTCCTCCAAATTAATGTGGATAAAACCAAAGAAATGTTTGCAGATATTTGTCAGAGGTCCCTTCCCCCTGCACTCTTGTCTGATTAAAGGGGAAGAAGTGGCTTAAGTATTACTAATATATGTACTTGTACCCTATATTTCCTGCTCTGATTAATGTTTATCCATAATTTtagtataaaattaaaaagtcataCACAATATGATGAATAACTAACTCATAATTAATTACTGAGTAACTATTTTTCTTTActctttggtttaaaaaaaaaaacatcagataacaatgaaaaatgaagaACTAGAATAACTTTAAAATAACTATGAACTAATAAACTCAGTGGATCAGagacaaatgtttttttaaaattcatactTCTCTATGAAATAACAATAGCCAATGATTATTAATATACAGTACTGGGTAAAGGCTCGAGCTGCACCACCagtcagactttcttgtaaatttaaagtgcttttgagcaatagctctccaggctttctgaaggtccttCAAACTTTTTATTTGGATATTgtcaaggcaaggcaagtttatttatataccacaattcaacagcaaggtgattcaaagtgctttacagagacattaaaaaactaaaacaaataaaaagcatgatttaaaatggaaaaaaaaggagtaagttttaaaatttaagcttaaaagtaaaacagtgcggatttggtgctttattcaattgcagctgaaaacaggtgagtcgtcaacctggatttaaataaactgagtgtttcagctgatctgaggctttctgggagtttgttccagatatacggagcataaaagctgaatgcagcttctccgtgtctggttctgactctggctgatttttcactcattttcagtccagtccttgtacctgaccattttcagaggaatgtttttgtatttgttacTTAACACTGtactatgaatcattcaaacataTAAAGGCACCTTACTCAACAGATGACCCAGAAGTGTATCTATACATGAGAGACATTAAGAACAAAGAACCAATTTTCAATTGTATTTTTaggaactttattttatttttattttaactagcACCCTGTCACAAGAGTGCatcatgtgttttattttctttaattgaaTCGgttaaaaatgccaaaaataataatatttgacAGACATAAACTACTATTTTTGAACTAGTAATGTGATTCAtggtgtgtccttaaaaaaaatgagaaaactggataagagtaaaaaaaagtggcaggcctaaaaaaacCCCATCTACAGTAGATGAGTGTCaagtccttaagaaataggaaaatcTCTAACAAAGACCTGCTGTTTTACTGTTCATGACCTGAGAGATGCTTGTAGCCCTTTCAGTTACACTGaagttcactgaagcctcacaAGAAaatggaagggtggctgtcaagaagtcaTTCTTACTGAAAGGATAAGGGTGATTTGGTATGCCACATTACACCAGACCTGCATTGAAAATCAAGAAACCCAATCAGAAATTTTGGGTTCAAATCGATGACTTATAGAAAAACACTGtaagtcatggattggcctctccAGAGCCCAGGCATCCACATtgttgaagcaggctgggatcATGGTGACAgaacagccaacatccaaagaggtgttttaaatgtccttcaagaaacctggagaactattcctgaagaacTTATTGAAATTAGAAAAACCTTGCCCAGAGAGTTCAGGCTGGGTTAATGAAAGGTGGTCATACAGTCAATCATTGACTTAGAAGCTGGTTAAAATTTtacaacttcaggtttttttttgccatatatattctgtattcctatttatgtttgcacatgttgatAAATCATTGTacttatttcccatttttcctgacaaaatataaagatttCTGGAGAGTACTGTAGTATTTTCTGTCTTTCCCCTGACAGTAAGGAGAAAGAGCGAAGCCTGTGTGTCCCAGACTTCCCAGAGCCGTCAGATGTCTATTGGCAGTACATTGACCTGTTGACCTTCATATTGCTTTACCTGCTGCCCCTCCTCATCATCACTGCCTCCTACACCATAGTGGCCCGTCGACTGTGGCGCCACAATGCCATCGGTGACACCACAACAGCTCAGCATGCCACGCAGAGAAGGAAGCGCCGGAGAACACTGGCGATGTTGCTTCTGGTGGTCGGAGTGTTTGCCGTTTGCTGGTTTCCCCTCAACTGCTACGTGGTGCTGCTGTCCAGCCAGGCCATCCATTCTTCTAATGCCCTTTACTTCTGCTTTCACTGGCTAGCTATGAGCTCCACCTGCTACAACCCTTTCATCTACTGCTGTCTGAACCCCACTTTCCGCCAGGAGCTCCAGCTCCTCGTTGACAGGTGCAGGAAGAGACGACGAGCAGTGGTCGGGTTGGACCCGGAGCTTCGCCCTTCAGTACCTCACGCTCCATGTCACAGAACTGCCTGGCCCGACAACCAGGACTCCTCGAGGCCAAGGAACGTTTGGTCACACCCGGGCCAAGCTTCCTCACAGCAGAGTCACCCTTCTTCAAGTCAGTCTCACAACCTGAAAGATGCACATGTGCTTTTCACTGCCCGGCAGGCGCTCACAGGGAGGACCGACATCCTCTCAGTGGAGCCCATTGTGGCTGTGAGCTGACTGGAGACAATCCTGGACTGAACTGAgttgtttaaatctcttttagGGCTTCATCATGCTCCAAAGAGGGCAGAACATCTGGTAATATCAGATCTGTATGCCTGGGCCAGTAATTTCAAAAGCAGCAGGGTGTGGAGAGAAGGCTTTTGTGGTGACTGTGAATTGCTGAAAGATgtgactctttttctccccTGAAGCTTATAAAGCAACCGCTCCACATTCACACGcgctttttctcttttcactccagttttttttttttttatttcccttcGTGATGCactgtttgttaaaaacaatgtCCCCGAGCCTTGACAAATGGATAAAACATTCATTACGTTACTTAAACATCTTTTTATATTGTattgtgatggaaaaaaaacaagaaaaccttCACAGACTGGATGGCAGGGTAGCAATGAAGTTCAgtctctgtaaaaaaaaaaaaaatcaaattttcaAGTTTAACAGGATCAGTTGCTGCAAGATATGTCTTAACAACCTTGGTTTACCATTCAGGACACAAGGATGGATTCTCAGAGGGAAACCGAACCCACCTTAGCGTGAAAATATCGTCATATTTATCCGCAGACCACCTGAAACCCATCCTGCTGCAGTATTTTTCCTTGGTTTTCCTTTGATTTGCTGTCATCTAGCCAGAGGATTTGTAGAATATgcacagaggggaaaaaaagaaacaatttttATCTTACTTACACCAGAAATTGAATTAATCCAAAAGTGATTTTGGGTTGTGAGAGgtgaaaacacattaaaaacaaactatcAAAGATCTAAATAGCACTGTGACATGACGAAAAATTGATGTTATGTTTGTCTCATGCATACACAGgtcaaaacaggaaataaaaaaagttaTCATGCATAACTTTTTGATTGATTTCTTGTATTTTCAAACTAGAAGACTTCTCAtcccatattttttttcatattcactGCATAATCTGGCATGCTCCAGTAGACACCGCACAGTGTGAGGCCGATGATGACCATGATTAAATCCATCTCATGCAGCAGGAGGTGTATTCAGTTTAGGTGGGGGGTCGGGGTGGGGTGGAGACAAATAATGAAGAAATTAGCAGCGGCGCGGTGACCAGAGACCATGGGCGAATTGAATCGATGGCTGGGAAACAACTGTAATGCTGACAAAGCCTTGTGGGACTGAAGGAGGCCACAGACTGATGAGAAGGGATGCATGCACGCGAGGGTTATCTATGCAACCAGAGCCTGGGATGTCCACTAGACACCAACTGTCTATTTGGACAGGTGAACTGAAATATGGACATTGTGGCATCACTTTTTGTTGGCATTTTTCATGCTTTTAGCATAAAAAATGTTGTGCAATAGGGTGACAGTTGTGAACAGCACAAGCAAAACACTTTGCAGAATTTTGTTAATGCTTCTTAGGGTTCATCTGTGTTTTCTTACATGTGTGTGtccttctctgtctgtctttgctCCTCTTTCTCTTGGTTTATTCAATTTCCCATCTTTTTGTTAATGGGTTCTTTCACGTTGCttttactttgtctttttctcaCCTTTGTTGTTCCTCGGTTCCAATACCTCATGTATAAGCgtttcaatcaggttgaggtctggaacACAAACAAATCATTTGTGTGTACAAAACACTCTTCTGGAACAAATGATAACAATTTCAggtgttttctttgttcatttatacgttataataaatatattatcaAGTTAGCTTTACTTTGCTCCATGGTTTAtctcagtgactgcaaggtgcccaggtcctgtggttGCAGAAGAAGCCTAAAACATTACTCTTCTAGTTGTTATGCTGTGTTTGGCTTTCTCCAAACATGGTGCTGCACATCATagtcaaacatctccactttggtctcatctatCCAAAGACATTGTTCCACGGGTTTtatggtttgttcagatgcgaCTTTgtaaacctaagctgtgctgtcatgttcattttagagagaagaggtttTCTCCTTGCAACCTTTCCAAACGAGCCATACCCgttttttaaaagtctttttcTGATTGTACTTGTACAATTGTACATTTAACCCACCAACGTGAGCTGTagctcttgtttttgttttttccttaatTGCACTGTTTGACCTCACCTGAATCCTCCAGAAaaacaaactgccaaaactcCTGCTTTTATAAAGGTGATCACATTTGCTAGCGATGCCTGGCTGCTCTTACCCTtctaattcctatggaagcagtgaGGCTGTACTtaatttttcacagcactgcatAGAGTCCTGTGAACACACAGATAACTGTATCAGCATATCAGCAAGTTTTGGCACAAGATGGAAAACATGCAGCCAGTTTACATGATAATGGGCATTCCTAATTGGTCACACTGATCATTTGTTTACATGAGTCATGTAAACAACAGTAGGTCCAGTGGATCGTATGCTAAAATAGCTAACAAAGAAAGCATTGGACAGCCTTTGGTTAGTATTTAGAGAATTAGATCAGCTCTTTTTATAGATGACATTTAGATGTTTTTGGGCCACTACACTCAGGAACTTTCAGAAGCAAAAGTGACTATTCAAATGCAACCACAGCCTCTCCCTCGTTCTTTTCTGTGGGCCCTGACTTCATTTCTCTCCTGTGATTcatacctgttttttttttttatctgtgttcCCTTTAGTTTTTGCTCCTTTGGTTGTgttttggatttatttttaacttgattttatcttgatgtgtttttgtgtcagcTGTCTTCATTAAAGCTCGCCATTTACTTGCCTATATTTATACCCACTTTTGTCTAAACAAGAAATCTCCTTTCTTTTGTATTGGTTACATGTTTAAGTCAACATATGCACTGAAAttgtgaaaaaagagaaagaaatcacTTGCTAATCTCAGGTAGACAGGTAGAAAGTATGGAGACTAGGCTAAAAGACAGCAATAATCTCAGTGATGTACATTCAAAGACAGTCATACAATCTGGAAAACTCACATCGACCTTGAATATTCTCAATGTTGTattgaactttaaaaaaaacccatataCTTACTTTCTGATGCATTCACAGCCATAATTCATGTCTGCACCTTTGGTAGGTATTAGCGTTACTCTGGCAATGAAAGGAGGCAAACTGTgtacataaaatataatatgTGTTGGTCACGCATCCTCACCAGCTGTTCAGCTTTGTATTTAGATTCGTCGTCTCCTACTAAACATAATCTCCATCATCTACACGCACGCTGAAAGCATGTTATTGCAGCACCACAACGTTGCATAGACATTTTGTGCTATGTTGTCATAGTGATCACAGGTAAAACAAAGTATTTTGAGGGAGATTATATGTCTCATGCTTTCAGCTTTGAATGGTATAACATTGTGTACCAGCGTTGCTGAGTGAAATGGTTTAGGAGACTTCAGTGTTACTCTCAGGCACTCTGAGACTCTGTCTGATGTGACATTTCGGCGTCAGCACATGCGGCCGCAAAACCTTTGTGTTCAGCgttaacatatatatattttaatgttcCAGAAGGTGAAAATAGTAACGTGTGTACAGTTGCATGTAGGTGTTATTGTATGCAAAAGTAAAACTGTGGCCTGTTGCTTGATTTGAATGAGCTTTGTTGTGGTTTGTTTGCTGCCTCATGGGCAGAAATGTATTCTGTCTGTTTTAAtaatgttttgttattttgtctGAATGTTTCAGAAATGCGGAGCATGGATATGCTGTTTATTTGGCTGTCCTCTGTAAAAGTGTGGCCTCCATGACATAAAATACTGTATATTAAACACGCACAATTAAACTTGACACTGAAGATTcagattgatttttttctccctcgGAAGGGAGGTTCTGTGCAATCGGTTCCATTTGTTCGTCTGTCTGTCCATccacagttttcaagatatcatttttaaacatttgagtGATGGTAGATATCAATAACGGTTGGAACTGAGTTAATTTAGGTGAAAATCAGGTCAAGGCTAAGCCAAATGTGAAGATTAGTAAAAATTTGGACCATCTTCAAACTTCAGACCAATATATTAGGCCTTGAGGGGCATGTGTACCTACTAGTTTGGCTAAACGTTTGACATTGACTTTCATTGTTAGCATCCAAGGTCAAAGTTAACCTTGAAAA from Pelmatolapia mariae isolate MD_Pm_ZW unplaced genomic scaffold, Pm_UMD_F_2 NODE_ptg000289l+_length_63384_cov_1, whole genome shotgun sequence includes:
- the LOC134622931 gene encoding G-protein coupled receptor 83-like; this encodes MTAVCVWLSVVLWISRAAAGQRTNDSSLSGEEILSFAERFMNVSGQRGNASSGLFLLDFDEGLLEGWRSLASSGGESQDAGIKALLVAAYSLIIVISLFGNTLVCHVVVKNKRTLSATSLFILNLAVADIFITVLNTPFTLVRFVNSTWVFGRTMCHISRFVQYCSLHVSTLTLTAIALDRRQVILHPLRPRMSPAQGGVWVAVIWIMASCFSLPHAIYQKLLTFTYSKEKERSLCVPDFPEPSDVYWQYIDLLTFILLYLLPLLIITASYTIVARRLWRHNAIGDTTTAQHATQRRKRRRTLAMLLLVVGVFAVCWFPLNCYVVLLSSQAIHSSNALYFCFHWLAMSSTCYNPFIYCCLNPTFRQELQLLVDRCRKRRRAVVGLDPELRPSVPHAPCHRTAWPDNQDSSRPRNVWSHPGQASSQQSHPSSSQSHNLKDAHVLFTARQALTGRTDILSVEPIVAVS